GACTTGTAGACGGGGAGCGACTCGATCTCGGTCTCGAAGAGCAGCACGGGGTTGAAGTCGACGTCGATCTGGGTGATCTCGGACTCGTCGACGCCGGCGGCGGCGATCATCGCCCGGATGGAGTAGGGGATCCCGCCCTTCACGCCCATCGGCGCGGAGGTGAGGTCGGCCAGCTCGGTGATGTCGGAGTCGGCCTCGACGATGAGCTGCTCGACCGGGGTCTTGCCGTACACGATGACCGTCGTGATCTCCGCACCCTCGGCCACGCCCTTGGCCGCCTCGCTGAACGAGCCGACGCCGGCGAGCTGCACCTGGCCGGCCGAGAGGCTGGCCAGGTTCTGGACCGAGAAGCCGGGCTGGAGCTCGACGTCGAGGCAGAGGTCGTCGTAGTAGCCCTCGGCCTCGGCGGCCACGACATCGAGGATCGACGCCGCGGCGCCGAAGTCGAAGCCGGTGGCGAAGGTGATCGTGCCCGCCGCCCGGTTGGCCTCGCAGCGGTCGGGATCGACCCGCTCGAGGAGCGGGGCGGTCTCCTCGCCGGCGGTGGTGCCCGGCGACGCGTCGTCGCCGTCGTCGCCGCAGGCGGCGAGCAGGAGGAGCGGAGCGGCGAGGAGGGCAGCGGTGCGGCGCCAGGTGCGGATCACGGGCAGGACACTACCGATGCGCCCGCGACCGCCCCCAACCGTCGACCTCCGATCCTGGTCCCACGCGATCGCGCGGATCTGTGTCACCAGACGACACAGATCCGCGCGATCTACAGGAGCGCGACGCTCTCCGGCTGGGCTACTCGGGGAAGGCGATGCCGAGCTGCTCGAGGCAGGGCTTGGCGTAGGTGACCATGCCGGTGACCGTGGCCGGGTCGCCGGTGCACAGGGCGTGGGCGGCCTCGGCCATGTAGGAGACCGGCTCGTGGCGGTCCTCCGGGGTGCGCTCGTGGAGCTTGTGGTGGATGACACCCGGTGTGAGGACGAGGCCCGAGGGCGAGACGACGTTGACGGCGATGCCGTCGGCGTAGACCTCCGACGCGAGGCCGGTGGTGAACCGCTCGAGCGCCGCCTTGCACATGCCGTACACGGTGCCGCCGGTGCCCCCGGCGTAGGGCGGGCCCTGTGGGTGGCGCCCGGCGCCCGAGGAGATGTTGCAGATCCAGCCCGAGCGGCGCTCCCGCATGCCGGGCAGCACCATCTGGGCCAGCTCGAACGGCGCGCGGACCTGGACCTCGAACATCAGGCGCCAGTGCCCCTCGTCGAAGGTCTCGACCGGCTCGAAGTACGTGATCGCGGCGTTGTTGACCAGGATGTCGATCGGGCCGAGCTGTCGCTCGGTCTCGGCCACCAGGCGCTCCCGGTCCTCCTGCTTGCCGAGGTCCGCGGCGACCGCGACCGCGGTGCCGCCGGAGCCGACGATGTCGTTCACCGTGTGGGTGATGCTGCCCGGCAGCGGGTGATCGCCGTCCTCCACCGTGCGCGCCGACACCGCCACCGCCGCACCTTCGCGTGCGAACCGCTCGGCGATCGCCGCCCCGATCCCGCGGCTGGCGCCGGTCACGAGCGCGACCTTGCCGTCCATCGTCCCCATCTGCGTTCCCCCCTGTCGTGCGGCTGTGCCCGCCCGACGACCCTAACGGCCCCCGACGGGTGCCGTCCGGCTAACGTGCGCCCGTCCGGCGCGGCGAGAGAAGGGCGGCTCCCATGTTCCGAGTGCTGTTCCCGAGCGTGGGGGCGATCGTGGTGTTCGCGATCTGGCTCTTCGCGGTGTTCGACGTGATCTCCACCGACGAGGTCCTCGTCCGCAACCTGCCGAAGGTCATGTGGCTCGTGTTCGTGATCTTCGTGCCGCTCGTCGGCTCGATCGCGTGGCTGATCCTCGGCCGCCCCCTCTATGCGGGGTGGCAGCCCGGCGGCCAGACCCAGGGCGCACCCCGCCCCCGGTACGTCGCCCCCGAGGACCGCCCCGACTTCGGGCGGTCGTCGCCGGGCCCCTCGGCCGAGGATCTGCGCCGGTGGGAGGACGACCTGGCCCGCCGGGAGCAGGAGCTGCGCCGTCGTGACGAGGACGAGCCGCCGGTCTGACGTTCAGCGATCGGCGCCGGTCCGCGCGCCGGCGGTGACGATCTCGATCATCGGCGTCCCCGTGCTCCGGGCGGCGAGGCAGCGCATCACCGCGTCGCCGTCCGCGGCGGCGACCTCGACGGTGACCCGGCTCCGCGGCGCCTCGTCGTCGGGGCGGTCCTCGGGCTCGTGCGTGAGGGTCGCGACCCATCCGCCGACGATCCGAGCCACCTCGTCGACCTCGGCGGTGGGGATCGTGGCCCTCACCCGTGCCTGGGCGCCGCGGCCCCTCCGCAGGCGCGGCGTCCGTCGCGGCGCGCGGGGGAGGGTGCGGGGCCCGTCGGTGAGGTCGACGACAGCGTCCACCGTCGGGTGTGCGCCGTCGCGTAGGTCGATCTCGGCCGGAACGGGTCGCTCGACGTCGCACCCGAGCTGGGCGGCGAGGTCGAGCGCGGCCCCCACCAGGTCGTCGACGTCGCGGCGCTGGCCGTCGTCGAGCGTGGCGGTGCCGGTCGCCGCGAACGGCCGGATCGTGTGGTTGGTGCCCCGGACGGGGTCGGGGGTCGCCCAGTCGATGGCGTCGCGCGGCGGGCTGGCGGGCACGGGGGCCCGCCAGCCGAGACCGGTCCACGCCGCGAAGAGGGCGGTCGGGGGCCGGCTGCCGTCGTAGTGCACGACGAGGCTCGTCGACGTGCTCGATGCCACCACCGCGACGACCGGCGGTGTCGCACCCGCGCCGCGAGCTTCCGTCTGGGTCATCGATCCGTCCTCGTCGCCGTCGTCCCCGCTCCGCCGACGGGGATCGTACCGAGGCTCAGGCGCTCTCGCCGGCCATGGTGTCGCGCAGCTCGCGCTTCAGGATCTTCCCGGCGGCGTTGCGCGGCAGCGACTCGCTGTGGATCTCGATCCGCGACGGGACCTTGAACGACGCCAGTCGCTCGCCGACGAAGCGCTGCAGCTCCTCGACGTCGATCGTCATGCCCTCCTTGGGCAGGACGGCCGCCGCGACCTCCTCGCCGAGCCGCTCGTGCGGGATGCCGAACACCGCGGCCTCGTAGACGGCGGGGTGCTCGTAGATCGCCGCCTCGACCTCGGCGCAGTACACGTTCTCGCCGCCCCGCAGCACCATGTCCTTGGCCCGGTCGACGAGGTACACGAAGCCCTCGTCGTCGATGCGGCCGATGTCGCCGGTGCGCAGCCACCCGTCGACGATGGTCTCGGCCGTGGCCTCCGGGTTGTCCCAGTAGCCGCGGATGAGGTGGGGCCCCTTGAACCAGATCTCGCCGACCTCGCCCTGGGGCAGCACGTTGCCGTCGGGGTCGGTGACCCGCATCTCGACGACGGGGACGACGCGGCCGGTGCTCGTCGGGTGCGACACGTAGTCGTCGCCCGAGTTGCCGGGGCCGTAGGCGTTCGTCTCGGTCATGCCGTAGCCGATGGTGGGACGGCCCTTCGAGAAGTTGCCGTCGATGCGCTTCACGAGCTCGGGCGGCGCGGGGGCGCCGCCGCCGCCGACGGCCTTGAGGCTCGAGGTGTCGAACCTCGCGAAGTCGGGGTGCTCGAGCATGTCCCACGACATCGTCGGGACGCCGACGAACTGCGTGACCCGCTCGCGCTCGATGAGCTCGAGGGCTCGGCCCGGATCCCACTTGTACATGATCACGAGCTTCGAGCCGGAGAGCAGCGAGCCGATCATCACCGGCACGCACCCGGTGACGTGGAAGAGGGGCACGGTGAGGATCGAGCACGGCGGGTAGCTCGGCCCGTCGGCGTCCTCCTCCGGCTCGGCGCCGACGGCCCGGTTGATCGCGGCCCGGCAGGCGAACGCGAGGATCGCCGAGATGATCGCCCGGTGGG
This portion of the Actinomarinicola tropica genome encodes:
- a CDS encoding class I adenylate-forming enzyme family protein, with amino-acid sequence MTWDEAAAAICGPEGPFALVEEDVLGVPTKVFSTAPATMKDLFGLARLRADQDFIVYEDEQYTFGDVMAQADAIGAMLVERYGVQKGDRVAIAMRNYPEWISTYIATISVGGIAVLLNAWWTQDELKYGLEHSGAAVLVADRERVERATPLLGGLPDLKVVAVRTPGDLPEGVDRFEDVLPVGAALPEVELHTDDDATILYTSGTTGNPKGAVSTHRAIISAILAFACRAAINRAVGAEPEEDADGPSYPPCSILTVPLFHVTGCVPVMIGSLLSGSKLVIMYKWDPGRALELIERERVTQFVGVPTMSWDMLEHPDFARFDTSSLKAVGGGGAPAPPELVKRIDGNFSKGRPTIGYGMTETNAYGPGNSGDDYVSHPTSTGRVVPVVEMRVTDPDGNVLPQGEVGEIWFKGPHLIRGYWDNPEATAETIVDGWLRTGDIGRIDDEGFVYLVDRAKDMVLRGGENVYCAEVEAAIYEHPAVYEAAVFGIPHERLGEEVAAAVLPKEGMTIDVEELQRFVGERLASFKVPSRIEIHSESLPRNAAGKILKRELRDTMAGESA
- a CDS encoding PLD nuclease N-terminal domain-containing protein, translated to MFRVLFPSVGAIVVFAIWLFAVFDVISTDEVLVRNLPKVMWLVFVIFVPLVGSIAWLILGRPLYAGWQPGGQTQGAPRPRYVAPEDRPDFGRSSPGPSAEDLRRWEDDLARREQELRRRDEDEPPV
- a CDS encoding SDR family NAD(P)-dependent oxidoreductase; this encodes MDGKVALVTGASRGIGAAIAERFAREGAAVAVSARTVEDGDHPLPGSITHTVNDIVGSGGTAVAVAADLGKQEDRERLVAETERQLGPIDILVNNAAITYFEPVETFDEGHWRLMFEVQVRAPFELAQMVLPGMRERRSGWICNISSGAGRHPQGPPYAGGTGGTVYGMCKAALERFTTGLASEVYADGIAVNVVSPSGLVLTPGVIHHKLHERTPEDRHEPVSYMAEAAHALCTGDPATVTGMVTYAKPCLEQLGIAFPE
- a CDS encoding ABC transporter substrate-binding protein — its product is MIRTWRRTAALLAAPLLLLAACGDDGDDASPGTTAGEETAPLLERVDPDRCEANRAAGTITFATGFDFGAAASILDVVAAEAEGYYDDLCLDVELQPGFSVQNLASLSAGQVQLAGVGSFSEAAKGVAEGAEITTVIVYGKTPVEQLIVEADSDITELADLTSAPMGVKGGIPYSIRAMIAAAGVDESEITQIDVDFNPVLLFETEIESLPVYKSNEPRQLDEQGYEYRVFDPSDYDVAGSFGVIAANTGFAEEHPTAVEDFVRATLRGFQFGIDDPEGAVAASLERSDPDLFFSQESELFRWETERDLVLASTPEDEPIGNMSLERLSAEVENLERLGVIEPGSVDVAAAFDNSFIEAVHDGTELVWPGE